Proteins encoded by one window of Lathyrus oleraceus cultivar Zhongwan6 chromosome 1, CAAS_Psat_ZW6_1.0, whole genome shotgun sequence:
- the LOC127086016 gene encoding uncharacterized protein LOC127086016, with amino-acid sequence MSDLNGERSKTWNIYTASNPGPSHSQTGGGGVDEEGPWKSFGTSMSAISFGFVATAILISMFLIMAIFEHLFKPTQQFSSTPESMLPTYQEQHSLPTTKHRNAQSVSSSSYACDLSVLMPGEQYPTYIAQPAPLPCPREGAYWPSHQHHFVFNN; translated from the exons ATGAGTGATTTAAACGGCGAAAGATCGAAGACGTGGAACATATACACGGCTTCGAATCCAGGTCCGTCACATTCACAGACAGGAGGAGGAGGAGTTGATGAGGAAGGTCCATGGAAAAGCTTTGGAACATCTATGAGTGCAATATCTTTTGGTTTTGTAGCCACAGCTATTTTGATTTCAATGTTTCTAATAATGGCTATATTTGAACATTTGTTTAAACCAACTCAACAGTTTTCTTCTACACCAGAATCTATGTTGCCAACTTATCAGGAACAGCACTCACTACCAACCACAAAACATCGAAATGCGCAATCG GTTTCATCATCTTCTTATGCTTGTGATTTGTCAGTGTTGATGCCAGGGGAGCAATATCCTACCTACATTGCTCAACCTGCTCCTCTGCCATGTCCAAGGGAAGGAGCTTATTGGCCTTCTCATCAACATCATTTTGTATTCAATAATTAG